A stretch of Mobula birostris isolate sMobBir1 chromosome 2, sMobBir1.hap1, whole genome shotgun sequence DNA encodes these proteins:
- the LOC140212398 gene encoding annexin A2-like: MVRVNEILSQIVQVDRPMNWGGLATLKPYVNFFAEDDAKALKQAMDVKGVDEATIVKILSNRSWDQRQLIMKAFYKQYNMDLETSLKKKLSGNLENVVVCLLKAPEDRDAQGLKEAMKGLGTDEDTLIEILSIRSKGELQLIVAAYQRDYQKTLEQDIKGDVKGKFQALLLNLLKGQREDNSNIINHELIEEDARALHTITIQKKPDFNGWIPILTERSQKHLNRVFKLYKVYSSQDITETIKKQMKGDDEKGFLALVHSIQDTPEYLADRLHQCMKSFGTKDGPLIRLLVSRCENDLLSIRAEYRKKYGKSLYTTIQGDTKGDYRTALLSLCGGEDL; this comes from the exons CCAATGAACTGGGGAGGTCTGGCCACCCTGAAACCTTATGTCAACTTCTTCGCTGAAGACGATGCGAAGGCTCTGAAGCAGGCAATGGATGTGAAAG GAGTTGATGAAGCTACCATTGTCAAAATCCTCTCCAACCGCTCGTGGGACCAAAGGCAACTCATCATGAAAGCTTTCTATAAACAGTACAACATG GACCTGGAGACCTCACTGAAGAAAAAGCTGTCTGGTAACCTCGAGAATGTTGTCGTCTGTCTGCTCAAGGCACCAGAGGACCGCGATGCACAGGGGCTTAAAGAAGCAATGAAG GGCTTGGGGACGGACGAAGACACTCTGATCGAAATCCTCAGCATCCGGTCCAAAGGAGAACTGCAGCTGATCGTGGCAGCTTACCAGCGAG ACTATCAGAAGACCCTGGAACAGGACATCAAGGGTGATGTGAAGGGGAAGTTCCAGGCCCTGCTCCTCAACCTGTTGAAG GGGCAGAGGGAAGACAACTCCAACATCATCAACCACGAATTGATCGAAGAGGACGCCAGG GCCCTGCATACGATCACCATCCAGAAGAAGCCTGATTTCAATGGCTGGATCCCCATCCTCACCGAGAGAAGCCAAAAACATCTGAACCGAG TGTTTAAACTCTACAAAGTCTACAGCTCCCAGGACATCACAGAAACGATCAAAAAGCAGATGAAGGGCGATGACGAGAAGGGATTCCTCGCTCTAG TgcacagcatccaggacaccccCGAGTACCTTGCTGACAGATTGCACCAATGTATGAAG TCATTTGGGACCAAGGATGGACCCCTGATCCGGCTGCTTGTGTCCCGTTGTGAGAATGATCTCCTCAGTATACGAGCTGAGTACAGGAAGAAATACGGGAAATCACTGTACACAACAATCCAG GGCGACACGAAGGGCGATTACCGGACGGCTCTGCTGAGTCTATGCGGCGGAGAGGACCTGTAG